The DNA window AGAGTTGGCTGCAGCCAGCAGGGCGTCGTCCACAGTGGCGTAGAGGTCCAGCACCTCGGTAAGACCGGTGACCTTCAGGATCTTCACTACTCGTCCAGCGTCGACAACCCGAACGGTGCGCCCGCCCGGCGCTTCTCGCAGCTGCATCACCGCGCCGACCAGGGCTCCCAAACAGGTCGAGTCGAAGAACTCGACCTCTAGCGTCGAGAGGATCAGGTCGCCGGCATCCTCCTCGATCGCCTTGCACAAAGCCGCTCGTAAGCCGGGCGCCTCGTAGACGAAGAGTTCACCGCCGACCGTGACCACGCGGTGTGGGGGGCGGAGCACGAAACTCATCCAGGCGTCCCCGAAGCGAACGACCGGTCCGCGGCCGCTGGGTGACCCGTGCGGTTCAGTCATGCTCAGCACGGTTCTCATCGGTAGCGGCAAGGGACTGCCCGGGGCCGAGGTAACCCCAGTAGTGGCTCAGCCCCACCAGATGAGTCAGGTTGTCGGCGCCTGTCGAAGTGACCAGGGCGGC is part of the Streptomyces agglomeratus genome and encodes:
- a CDS encoding STAS domain-containing protein, which codes for MSFVLRPPHRVVTVGGELFVYEAPGLRAALCKAIEEDAGDLILSTLEVEFFDSTCLGALVGAVMQLREAPGGRTVRVVDAGRVVKILKVTGLTEVLDLYATVDDALLAAANSLARTA